The DNA segment AGCCGCTCACTCCGGAAGGAGAATCCTGTGGCGACAGCTGCTAGTCTGTCTACGGATGAATGGAATCAGATCACTGTTGAGATGAAGGTACTTCTCCTCTACTGAACTGTTACAGCAACCTCTCTGGGATGGTCAAATTagcatcaccccccccaccacacacacacacacacatacaaacacacttaaaTAAAAACACATGAAATCACCAACATTTACAATTGTTTGTCAAAATGACAATCACTTACCTACTAACTGTTATTCTCAGGCATGGGAGAAGGAAGCCAAAGGGGTTGAGGGGGAGCTGAAAAAGCAGTCCTTGTGTTTATCTGACATCGAGAACTTCCCTCCAGTGCGTGGCTCTAACTGTTCTCTTCCTCTTAGTCAGGTAAAGTCATTCCAAAAAATGGTTCAGTTCACCTCTTTTCTGACAATAGTATTATTGGATGTCCAATACTGAGTGTTTTTTTATTCTTTTCAATTGCTTTCAATGACAGACCGCTGTTTCAAAAGGACTGAGAAAGTCCTCCAAGAACTCAGCACCTCGAGATTATCGAGACTGGGACAAGTGAGTTGCATCCTCTTCTCCTGCCTGGAGAGCTCCTTCCCAGGTCGAGTTTGTCCACACCACAGCTACACTCCATCCTTCTCATTAGCACCCTGTCAACGTGTATTCCAGGTTCGACGTCGACAAGGAATGTGATAAGGTCGATAGCAATGTCACCAAGGCGTCCCCCGCGATGATCAATTCCGAACATCCTCAGATCAAGACTAATCTGAACGCGACAGGTACGTTCTTTCCCATCTGTGTGCGTTCTGTCTCCTTGATGTTGTCTGTGTTTGGACACAGCTGACCGGACGTGGGTCCTCTCAGGCCTGACAGATCAGGAGAAGGTCCTCCATGCCAGCCGTGAGAAGGACAAAGGAAACGAGGCCTTCAGAGCCAATGCCTTTGAGGAGGCTGTGGCCTTCTACACCAGGTTAGACCACTCACAGCTTCTCTAGATACAGTGCTTCACTCTATTCCGACGCTGATGATCTCGCGAAGGAGACTATATCCAGCCTGAGAACAGACATTAGCATTCCGACGTTTGGAATTGAACGAGGGTAAGGTGAAAATGTAGAACGTCTCTGTTTCCCTCAGTCTTGactgtctgttctgtgtgtacCGATCTATCTGTccccactgtctgtctctactgtctgtctctactgtctgtctctactgtctgtctctactgtctgtctctactgtctgtccccactgtctgtctctactgtctgtctctactgtatgtctctactgtctgtctctactgtatgtctctactgtctgtctctactgtctgtccccactgtctgtctctactgtctgtccccactgtctgtctctactgtctgtctctactgtctgtgtgtggggggggggggctgcaggagTGTGTCTTTGGCACCAACGGTGGCGGCTTACAACAACAGAGCCCAGGCAGAGATCAAGCTGCAGCACTGGCACAACGCCCTCAGGGACAGCCAGAAGGTCCTGGAGATGGAGCCCAGCAACATGAAAGGTCAGGTCCTCACTCGCAAGTGGATGGTGATAAAACAAATGAATCCAGCACTGTAGGGTCGTGTGAACACAggaggttcaggcaggaggactcagtagtgtTATTTACTTTATTGCACACGGTACAATACATGATTGTAATACTTGAATTTGGCATAatggttctgctcgcatcggctccctgccgcacccaacggagacaccgtctcgacatccgagcagagagggggaacgCATTCCCCCTACGATAGGAACACAGACCCAAGGGTgcaggccagggagggggaggcagcatatTAGACAGAGAGCATCCTGTGTCGCACTAGCAATGCACAGTGCAGCGATATCCTGTTAAATAGCCCGCCCTGCAAAGAAGGTGTGCCCCGGCGGCGTGACATGAAGagttgctagtgacgcgctaggtCTCGGAGTCTCCTACATGAACCAGCGCCGGTTGATTTAGAACAATGAAAAAcacgagagagaaaaaagaagccaTTATCGCTCATGTTGTCACCGAATAAAACAGGGTAGCAGAGTGAGGAGAACTTGTTGTTCCTGGTGTGTTTGTTCAGCTCTGCTGCGTCGGGCCACCGTGGAGAAGCAGCTGGGACGGTACCAGCAGGCGGCGTGGAACCTGAGGACCGTGCTGCAGGCAGAACCTCACAACCTGGTCGCCAGCGTACGTACCATACACCCTCCGCGACTCAGACACGGTCCAATGATAGGATGCTGGGTTTCCCCATCCCCAACGCTCAGTACCTCTGTGTGTCCACTGGGTGTCCCCGTCGCTGCCTCAACATGGAGGAAGTGAAGCGGTATTGATTTGGTCGTGCAACGTATCTAGGAAACTGGCCCGTCCAATAATAACCACTTAAGCCGTTGTTTATTTTCCTGTTCTTCATTCAGAAACTCCTTATAGAGGTAGATAAGAAGATACACGACAGTACTGGGGATCGTCCAGGGAAAGGCAAGAGGATGCTGatccaggaagtggaggaggaagtggaggatggaggtgagagaggaagggattaGACGCATGGGAATGTTCTAAGCGTGGGCGTTCTCGCCCATCCTATGTTAATCCGTCTGTTTAGGGTGGTGGAAGATGTGTCTGTAGGACTTTACACGCCTCATGGTTGACTCGGCCCTCAGAACAAAACATGAAACGTGACATCAGCTGATTCCCAAGGCAGTCAGGGAATAAGTAAACTATCTGCATATAGCAGAATATGCTCAACATATATAAAATAGAACCACATttctgtattattattattataaaaagACACGAAAGGACTTTGTATTGACATTCCCATTGATCTTAACACCAAATGGTTGCCAATTTTGACTGAACCTGAACCTAAAATTGctccccacactctctctctctccctcccagacaATCAGAGCAGCCAACCCCTTAATGCTGggcctgatcccccccccccagtctaagACAAATAGTTTACCATCCTGAGCGCAGCCTCTGCCTGGTGTGCTAGGTTTAACAATGCTCTAATGCTCTTATTTACCAGAGTCTGGTGGACTAACACCATAAAGTTAACCAGGAACATGTTACAGCGTGAGGTGATCTCATTGGTTCTTTAAACAGAAGGACTGTAGTGTTATGTGGCAGAGTGGAATGTGTGCTTGGCTCTCCTCTGATCATTCAATCCCTACTCTAAGCGCCTGACAGGGGATTTGTCCTTTAATCCACCAGTAGAATCACTCCTGCTAATGGCGCGGGTGATTGCGTGAGGcctctgtgtgtggtgagtgtttcAGACAGGTCTATCTCGCACAGCCCTGCTGATACCCTTCTAACCCACATCCTGTGGAGGGGGaacctctccccacacacacacacacacagccgtacCCTGGCCAGCCTACCATACTAGCATTTGCACATTTCACAGAATGTGCACAcgctcccccgcccctcccccaccgGCTGCCGTTGTGAAAGAGAGCGGTTTCCTGGAACTCCCCTTTCATGTGGCCGGGGGGAgggacccctccccccaccgtgATGTAAGCTCTGACTGCGTCCTGTGGGCGTgtctcctcgctccctctctctctctctctctcccgctctggctctctctctctctcctgcagctcgTCCGGTCGAGCCTAGCCAGAGTGTGGGAGGGGAGCGTACAGCTGCTCCTGACGAGAGGGGAGACATGGGGAATGCGCAGAAGAAGCCCCATGGTCGGGGCGACGCGGCCCCACACGGAGAGGCCAACAGCTCCCACGGACactggaggggcaggggggggagcgCCGACAAGTACAAGGTGGCCGGCCAGGAGGCCACGGACAAGGCCCAGACCAACGGAgcccagggggggaggagggggacggcgGAGCAGGTCAGCTCCAAGGCAGCGGGGCCGGCAGCCTCCCCCGCTGGCGGAGAGGGAGGCAGCAACCTGGATGCCCCCGCGGGGGCCCTGCCTCCTCCGCTGGCCAGGCTGAAGAACGAAGGCAACCTGCTGTTCAAGAACGGCCAGTTTGCCGACGCGCTGGAGAAATACTCCCTTGCCATTACGGGCTTCACAGACTCAGGTAGGCTGCCGGGCAGTGAAGGgtcggctgctgctgctgctgttgttgttgttttcgcTCGGCTGGTTTTATCGCCGGCTGCGCTGCGCCGTGCGCTGCGACGTGTCCTGCGACGGTTTGCTTTGTTCAACACAAGATCTAAGAGCTTTTTTTTGGTTTCCTTTCGTTTGACTCATGACAAGCCTCATTCATTTTTTAGCCCAGTGGCTAGCTTCAGGTCCTTCCTATTCCCAGTTGGTGCTGTCTTACTATCATGTGTTAAGCTAGTGGCTGAAACAAATCAAAGGTCATCACTCATTGTGGAAATTAAGCTGATAACACCATTTTTACCCTGCTGGTGCATTATTATTGCGACTGAGCCCATTTAGCCCGATTTAGACTTTGAAACCTAGGAACCACAATGTGTGTGCTGGATTAGGCTGCGAAATATATGAGTTGTTATGTGAATATTTATGGAGCGGGTTGTTGCCGGTGAAGTGATGTGTGGTGTTGAGAGGGTGATGCGTCACGAAGAGCTTGTTATTCTGCCTGGTTTCTGTTTTAGCTCATGCCTCGAGTTAAGCCTCTCAGCTCAGGTCCCTGCAGGTCACATGACTCCTGATCATTCACTGTGAAATGGATTCTGGGAGACTGCAGTAGTAAATCTCTGACGGAGGAGAGGGAACTGCTTCCCcggtcgctctctctttctgcctctctcttagcCTTAGTCTCGCCGCTTTCTCGCTCGTTTCactttctatgtctctcccctctcttcctctctcctttttacaCTGTCTCaatctgtgcctctctctccttcattctctctctctatttattcCTCCTTCTTTCTGTGTCTTTCCGACTTTCGCTCCTCTCTTCCGTTTCTCCGACATCAGCACTTTTGCTGTGTTGCAGTGTTGACCAGTGATGTGAGACTGACCATCATCAGCTCGGCTCAGTTGACCATAGAGAGACCGTGACACTGTAGACCTCCCTGCTGACAGACTGGATCAGCCAGTACACTGTACAACTTGGTTTCTACGCCCCTTAGATCTCCAGTGCAATTGTAATTCATCTCTCAATGCGGTTAGACCGGCTTTTCCACCAGCAAGGCCATAAAACCAGCCCCAAAAGaacaataataatgtatttgttAAGTAAACAAATACAAACGTTGACATCGTTTTGGGAGATGTACTAAGTAATTTCATCCCAGGAGAGTCCTTTCGCGTTTGGTATGTTTTTGTTTGAACCAAGAGGCCCATTTGAAGGGTTTGTCATCATTTCCTGGCCTTATTAAAAACCCCACCCTGGTTGTAAGTGTTAGCAGCCAGTTGTGACGTGCCTAGACAGAGTGGTGTACCCACATGCTGGCGCCCTCAGACACATGATAAACGCCTCCTCACACGCATGAGGAGATTCACCGCAGGGCAGGGGTTCAGCACACACGCAGCTCCTCTTACCGTGccatctctgtgtgcgtgtttcctGTAGGTATCGACAGCCCAGAGGATATGTGTATTCTCTATTCCAACAGAGCGGCCTGTTACCTTAAAGATGGCAACAGTCAAGACTGTATACAGGACTGCACAAAGTGAGTATCgctaaggaacacacacacacgttgcctgcgcacacacgcacagaacaAAATGGTGAATGTgtggtgatggtgaggatgagcCCTGCTTCCTTCCAGGGTAAAGACCCTATTTGTCCCTcaatccctccttccatcccttcttccatctctctcttttcttccctctgtttctccctccccctccttccttccctccctcttcatatcacccccctttcctccctccctcttttcttccttccctttccctcatgtcttcccccctccttccctccctcttccccccctccttccctccctctttccccccctccttccttccctccctctttcccccctccttccttccctccctcttccccccctccttccttccctccctcttcccccagtccttccttccctccctctttccccccctccttccttccctccctctttcccccctccttccttccctccctctttccccccctccttccttccctccctctttcccccctccttccctccctcttcccccctccttccttccctccctctttccccccctccttccttccctccctctttcccccctccttccttccctccctcttccccccctccttccttccctccctctttccccccctccttccttccctccctctttcccccctcccttcttccatcTCGTTCCCTGGACTGCTAGCCAGCAGATGCACTTTNNNNNNNNNNNNNNNNNNNNNNNNNNNNNNNNNNNNNNNNNNNNNNNNNNNNNNNNNNNNNNNNNNNNNNNNNNNNNNNNNNNNNNNNNNNNNNNNNNNNNNNNNNNNNNNNNNNNNNNNNNNNNNNNNNNNNNNNNNNNNNNNNNNNNNNNNNNNNNNNNNNNNNNNNNNNNNNNNNNNNNNNNNNNNNNNNNNNNNNNGCACTTTTACATAACATCTCTCCCTAAGCCTTTGTAGTTCCTCCAAATCATTTAGCCAGAGAGGATAATTATGAGGGCAGTGATTTCCCTATCAAATGAAAGGCCTTTTGAGGCCACTCTCACCAacccatactcacacacacacacacagactcaagaGACACACCTCCCACCACACAGAGATGATTGGAGAGGGAGCCTAACATGAAGCAGAGTGTGGTTTCATTCAGTGTTcccagacatgctgtgtgtgtgtgtgtgtgttgtgggcgcAGCTGGCCTAACCCTTTTCCTCACGTGTGTACACCAGAGCCCTGGAGCtccaccccttctccctcaAGCCCCTCCTCCGACGAGCCATGGCCTACGAGACGCTGGAGCGCTACTCCAAGGCCTACGTGGATTACAAGACTGTGCTGCAGATCGACAACGGAGTGCAGGCCGCCCATGACAGCGTCAACAggtacccccctctccctctccccccccctcccacaaaccctcccccccccccccctttttctctcccagcctcctcagagGCTGGTTCTGGCTCCCAGACCACCTGGCTGTTAGCGAGGGCGTGTGGGCTGTCACGCGTACGCCGCGGTGCGTCAGACGGCTCCGTTGTGGGGTCCAGGCTGCACGCGAGCGCGTGGGCTCTTCCTAAGATTCCTcaccgttcacacacacacgcacatgcagacATGCCTCGTCTGATTAGCAGCGGACAGACTTACCTTCTGTCCTCCAGCGAGCCGCTATTTACGGCCTCTGCCGCGTATCCTCTCAGTTACATAATAGGATAAcccacaggagggtgtgtgtatcgtgtacgtttgtgtgtgtgtgtgtgtatgcgtacatTCACATCTGTactatatgtgtttgtgttacgTACTGTACACATATCTGTACTAAAgtgctctttgtgtgtgtgtgtgtgtgtacaggataaCCCGGTTGCTGATAGAGCAGGACGGCTCAGAGTGGAGGGGGAACCTTCCAGAGATCCCCCTGGTGCCCCTGTCAGCCCAGCAGCACCGCAGAGAGGAGCCCCCCAACGCTGAGCTGCTGCAGGCCCGCAGCGAGAAAGCCGCCCAGGACGCGGGTGTGTGTgacgcagatacacacacacacacaccaactcccatctcacacacacgcacacaggctgtctgtctgttctctgtATATCCCTTTCTCAGAGGTTGCTATGTTGTCGCGGATATTTATTGTCGGATCAAACCCACCCACACGCAGTAAACACAAAcacgctgaacacacacaccaggatggGGCCGGTCAGgcatgatgggggggggggggggggggggggggcggcggcagGGGGGTTGTGGGCAGGTAGCAGGGTAGAAGCAGAGCTGCTTCAGGGAAGGGTGAGGTGTAGAATCACCTCAGACAGAGGCGGATGATCTTCATCATCATATTCATCATCTCTATCATGTGTTCCCTGACCAAGCAGTTTGCGGTGCCAGGCTCAAGGCTGTCCAGAGGGTATTTATAACTGGAACGGAGCTGGAAGCTTGTGTTTTCATTTTGattccccttccccccttccacGTCCCATTCACTCTGGGAGAGACTGACTGATGCTGAATGGCATGTCTTTGTTTCAAATAGAGAATTGGCACACTGTCTTCTGTAGGAGACGCTGTTCATGGCAATTCCTCGCAAGTCGTTTGGAGTTTAATCCCGTAGGAAGCGAATGGGAGGGATTTTAGAATTGAGAAAGTGGCTGACTGAATGTGTGGCTGGTTTGAATGACCTGTGGGGATTACTACTAATCTATGACGTTTGCTCTTTCATCAGCCAGGAGAGCAGAAGTACGTTTCAACACCTTGAAACAGGAAGGAAACGAGTTTGTTAAGAGAGGCCAGTTCCCTGAGGCTCTTGGGAAGTACAGTGAATGCCTTAAACTCAAGCCAGATGAATGTGCTATCTACACCAACAGGTAAGGTTGTACCATTGTA comes from the Osmerus eperlanus chromosome 7, fOsmEpe2.1, whole genome shotgun sequence genome and includes:
- the spag1b gene encoding sperm-associated antigen 1, with protein sequence MSAKDVSSMLDQEEVSTSGHGTVPVDHLDYGYIEKCTNVKYLEKILKILRSGDEGIYPHLTQFCENHLEKLDPKSRSLRKENPVATAASLSTDEWNQITVEMKAWEKEAKGVEGELKKQSLCLSDIENFPPVRGSNCSLPLSQTAVSKGLRKSSKNSAPRDYRDWDKFDVDKECDKVDSNVTKASPAMINSEHPQIKTNLNATGLTDQEKVLHASREKDKGNEAFRANAFEEAVAFYTRSVSLAPTVAAYNNRAQAEIKLQHWHNALRDSQKVLEMEPSNMKALLRRATVEKQLGRYQQAAWNLRTVLQAEPHNLVASKLLIEVDKKIHDSTGDRPGKGKRMLIQEVEEEVEDGARPVEPSQSVGGERTAAPDERGDMGNAQKKPHGRGDAAPHGEANSSHGHWRGRGGSADKYKVAGQEATDKAQTNGAQGGRRGTAEQVSSKAAGPAASPAGGEGGSNLDAPAGALPPPLARLKNEGNLLFKNGQFADALEKYSLAITGFTDSGIDSPEDMCILYSNRAACYLKDGNSQDCIQDCTKALELHPFSLKPLLRRAMAYETLERYSKAYVDYKTVLQIDNGVQAAHDSVNRITRLLIEQDGSEWRGNLPEIPLVPLSAQQHRREEPPNAELLQARSEKAAQDAARRAEVRFNTLKQEGNEFVKRGQFPEALGKYSECLKLKPDECAIYTNRALCYLKVERFAEAKQDCDSAIRLEPTNKKAFYRRAMANKGLKDYLACSGDLQEVLQLDPKVQEAETELEEVTVLLRQSLAAGSPAKPRKPVAITEVDGEEERIGGAATDGDASVAMDNRCGAMDGVAINLQPANAYEFGQSLNAARATGDTAACAELLTHVPPESLPVYLSSQLDAASIHFIMQALDTHLLQTKPDLVYQHLSQLHKTERFSVVLMLLEQSEQRHMTQLFERLSAKEGTAFTRNDVQNLANMYI